The Rhodocyclaceae bacterium DNA window CGACCGGGCGCGCACGCAGGAGCGGTGCCAGTACCTGCAGCCCGAACGTGGCGATTGCCGCCATGCGCCCGAGGCAGGCCGGATCGGCCGACCCGAAGCGCAGCGCGGGCGGCGTGCCTTCGACCAGCGGTGCCAGGAAAGTGCGGCGGGCGCTGCCCGCGCGCGCGAGCGGCATCGAAGCCGACACCACCTGGGCCAGCGGCGTAGCCACGCCATGGTCCTGCGCCGGTTGCAGCCGAACCCGGCCGGAGGCGAGCAGGCGCACGGCTTCGGCGTCGTCGGCGGCGAGGCGTTCGAAGCGCAGCGCCTGAATCGCCGCGTTGCGCACCGGCGCGGGCAGCGCACCATCGAATGCCGGGCCGGCATGCAGCAGCACCGCGTCGTCCAGCGCCGGCAGCGCCTGGCGCCGCGTCACCACATCCAGCCAGGCCGCGCCCGCGAAGCGGGCCGCGAGAGCGGCCGGCCCGTGCGGATCGCCGGCCGCTGCAGCCGGCGGCTGCCCCCCGGCCGGTGCAGCGATCATGCCACCAGCCGTTCGACCCGCGGCAGGATCACCGAGGTTGCGTCGTGGCGTACGCCTTCGACCATGCAGAAGTCGGGCGTCAGCAGGCGGCTGGCCATGACCGTGGTCTGCTCGTTGTCGGTCATCGGGAAGCGCCCCGCCTCGTCGAGCAGCACCGTCACGTCGGCGGGATTGCCCGGCCGAAGGGTGCCCAGTTCGGGCGGCAACCCGAAGATCTCGACCGCGTTCACCGTCACCATCCGCACCACATGCTGCAGCGGCAGGCCGAGCGCCAGCATCGCGGTCATCGCGGAGGCGAGCGAGAACCGCTGCTTGCCGAAGAACATGTGCTCCTGGTCGGAGTGCTGTTCGGGCGTGCCCGGCGGCGGTGGCACCGGCGTGTTGTAGCCATGCATGTCGGCGCCGAGCGTATGCGGAACGATGCCGGCATCGAGCGCGATGCGCGCCATGTTGAAGCTGAAGTGCGAGCCGTGGCCGACGTCGATCTTCATGCCCATGGCCAACGCCTCGCGCACCACCGGGTGCACCTTGCCTTCGCGATTGACGAAGCCGCCAGGGTGCCGGGTGAACGGATGCGCCAGGATATCGCCAGCGCGCAGCATCGGCACCACCTGGGCCAGGATGTCGTCGGCATCGATCGGCTCGCGCCCCGCCGCCTCGCTGGCGTCGGGCATCGGCCACAGCTGGCCGAAGTGGATGTACAGCGGAAGGTCCGCACCGCGGCCGATCTCGGTGCAGCGCTGCATGACTTCGTGCCCCCAGCGTGCTGCGCCGCCGACTTCGGCATGTGCCTTGAAGCCCTTCACGAGGTCGGCATTGGCCAGCGCGGATTTCACGGTCGCCTCGACGTCGATGCAGTCTGGACGATACAGCGAAGGATAGTAGTGCCCCTCCAGCCCGCCGACGAGGTATGCCGACAGGTAGGTGAACACGCGCGAACGGCTCGTCTTGACGACATTCTCGCGGAAGGCCGGCAGCGTGATGCAGGACGGCCCGCCCTGGTCGATCAGCGTGGTCACGCCCGATTGCACGCCGCAGAGGTCGGCGTCCAGCCCGAACCGGCCGGTGACATGCCGGAACACATGGGCATGGGTATCGACCATGCCCGGGATCACCAGACGTCCGGACACATCGATGCGTTCGCGCGCCGCGAGGGTGCCGCCGTGCGACTGGATGGCGGCCACGCGGCCGCCGCTGATGGCGACGTCGTAGCGGCCGTCGAGCCCCTGCGCGGGATCGACCAGGTGCCCTCCGATCAGTGCAGTGTCGAACATGATCATTCGGCCTTCGCGCCGGAAATGCGCACCACGTCGGCGTAGAGCGTTATCGACTCGTCGAGCACTTTGGCGAACTCCGCTGGAGTGTTTCCCAGGGGCTCGACACCGATCGCATCCAGCCGCTTGATCACCCCGGGGTCGCGCACCGCAGCGGCGATCTCCCTCGCCACCCGCGCGACCACCGCCGGCGGAGTCTTCGCCGGGGCGAGGAGGCCGTTCCAGGTGAACGCATGGAAGCCGGGGTAGCCCTGCTCGGCGACCGTCGGGATTTCCGGCAACTGCGCCGATCGCGTCAGCCCCGAGACGGCGAGCGCCCGCACTCGGCCGGCGCGTGCCTGCGGCACGATCTCCGCGACGTTACCGAAGTAGGCGACGACCTGGCCACCCATCAGTTCGGCGATGGCGACCGAGCCGCCCTTGTACGGAATATGGTTCATCTCGACACCCGCGCGCGACAGGAACATCGCCATCGTGAGGTGCGTGCCGGCGCCGTTCCCCGCCGACCCGTAGGGCATCGCGCCCGGACGCGTCCTGGCCAGCGCGACCAGGTCTTTCAGCGTCTTGACCGGCAACGAGGGATGCACCCCCAGCGCATACGGGTTGGTGCCGACGATCGACATCGGCGCGAAGTCGCGCGCCGGGTCGTAGGGTACCTTGGCCATCGCAGGGTAGATCGCAAGCTGCGTCGGGGTACCCATCAGCATCGTGTAGCCGTCGGCCGGCGCACGCGCCACCAGTTCGGTGGCGATGCTGCCGCTGGCGCCAGGCCGGTTCTCGACCAGGACGTTCTGCCCGAGCCGCGTGGTCAACCATTCGGCGGATATGCGCGAGATGCTGTCGGTGTTGCCGCCTGCGCTGAACGGAACGATGATGCGCGCCGGTCGCTGCGGCCACTCCTGCGCGTACACCGAGGCTGCCTGACCACCAAGGATCGCTGCGGCCAGGGCAAACACCCCAGCGCGCGGGCGCCCGCTCATCGCCTCCGTGGAACCTGACCCGGACGGTCGCCGGCCGCAGCCTGAAGGTCCGGTGTCTCGATCAGCAGCGGGCGTGCGCATCGGCAGTGCTCCTTCGTGAAGTGGAAACAGGCAGGGAGCCTGTACCGTCCGGAAAAGCGAATCCCGTGCCAGTGCAGGCACGGCCCCCTCATCCAGCGCCGCGCCCGACATCAGGCCGCGAGAACGCCGGCGGAGGCCGCGCGTGCAGCGGCGCAGGCGCTGCGAACATGCTCGATCGCCGCGGTGCGTGCCCCGGGCGCATCGCGTGCCTCCAGCCGCGCGAGCAGGCGACGCAGTTCGGCAGCACTCTCGCGCGCACGGCCCGCACCCTGCATCGAACGCGCACGCAGGAACGTGATGCGTGCGACCAGCCCCTGCAGGAGTTCGGCGATCACCGCGCTGTCGCAGCCGCCGAGCAGCGCGTCGTAGAAGCGCGTCGTGGCGGCCAACCGGCCCGCGGGATCGCGCCGCACCACGGCCCGCTCGAACTCGACCAGCGCGCTGCGCATCGCGTGCAGCCTCTGCATGTCGAGCCGGGTAGCGGCACGGAAGGCCGCCTCACCCTCGAGCATCGCTCGCACCTCGTAGATCTGCTCGGCCTCGGCCCATGAGATGGCGGCGACCGAGGGGCCGCGATTGGGCACCAGCGTGATCAGCTTTTCGGCCGCCAGCATGCGCAGCGCCTCGCGCAGCGAGGCGCGGCTGATATCGAGCCGGCGACAGAGGTCCGCCTCGACCAGCCGCTCGCCGGGCTGGAACACGCCGGAGAAGATCGCCTGGCGCAGGTTCTCCGCCGCCTGGTGCAGGACGGTCTTCGGCAAGACCTTGAGGTCCATCGACGCCATCGCACTCACCGGGCGACGTCGGCTGCCACGCCGCGCTGGCGCTCGCCGTGCCTGGAGAAGGTGACGTACTCGGGCCGGAACCATGGTTCGGCGGCGATCGCCAGCCGCGCGAAGCCGGCCCGCGCTGCGGCGCGTTCCGGCGATTCGAGCGCGGCACGGTCGCCAAGGTAATGGACCGTGAGGTGCGTCCAGCGGCCCGGGTCGCCGTCTACCACCTCGAATCGGCGCGTCATCCACCAGTCGGGGCACTCGAGCAGCCGCGGCAGGTGCTCGCGGTCGTACCACTCGGCGAACGCGGCGCGGCGCCCCGCCGGGACCTCGAAGAACACCGCGAACAGCAGTGGCGCCGACAACGGGTCGGCCGGGGCCTGCCGGCCGCGCCGTTCGCCGACCTGGTTGCAGATGTAGCGGGTGAAGCCGGCGACGCCACCCAGCATCCGGCGTGTCTGCTCGCTCGGCTGCCCCTTCACCTTCGAGTATTCGGGCGTCTTCAGATCGCCCGCATTGCCCATTTCGTAGACCGCCAGGTAGCTGGCGCTGGCAGTGGCACGGTAGCGCTGGGCACTCGCGAAACCCGGGCAGGCCATGCGCAGCGGGATATGCTCGGTGTCGTACCAGTCGTTGAATTCGGCCTCCCATGCCGGCTGCGGCGTCATCTCGGAGAACAGGATGGTGGAACCTTGCATGGCGGCGTCCGGCTCGTTGCGGGTTGCTTGACAAGCATTGTCTGACAATCTTATTTTCGACGCTCGCGCCGTGTCAACCGCGCCACCGAAGAGATCCAGATGAAACTCACCGTGCGCCGCACCTACACCATCGTCGACACCCTGCACGAAGAGTCCGGGCGCGCCGGCGACCCGCCGCTGCGCAAGGTCGCGGCGATCGCGATCGTGGCCAACCCGCATGCCGGTGGTTACGTGGAAGACCTCAAGCCGATGATCGAGGCCAGCGTCGCGCTCGGCCACCAGCTCGCCGAAGCGGCGGTCGCCGCGCTGGCACCCTACACTGCACAAAGCTACGGCAAGGCCGGCATCGTCGGACTGCTGGGCGCGCAGGAACATGCCAATGCGCTGCTCACCACCGCGTTTGCCGAACCGCTGCGCCAGGCCCTGGGCGGCGGCAAGGCATGGATCTCCTCGTACACCAAACGCGCCGCGCCCGGCACCACCATCGACGTGCCGCTCGCCTCGAAAGACGCGCTGTACGTACGCTCGCACTACGACGGCATGTCGGTGAACCTGCCCGATGCGCCGATGCCCGACGAGATCGCGGTGATCTTCTGCGTCGCCAACCGCGGCCGGATCAACGCCCGGGTCGGCGGGCTGAAGCTGTCCGACGCAAAGGGCCAGGACGGCCTCACCTGATCTCCCACTCTGCCCGCCTTCCCGCGGGCTCGCACCTTCCACACATCGAAGCCCGGAGAATCCCATGAAGACCGCCATCGTCAACCTGGCCACGATCGTCACCGGCGACTGGCGCGACCCGATCGCCAGCGGCGACACCATCCTGATGGCCGATGGAAAGATCCTCGAGGTCGGCACCGTTTCCGCCGACAAGGTCGAGGCCTGCGACGTGGTGATCGATGCCGGTGGCGCCACCGCGATCCCGGGCCTGATCGACTCGCAGGTGCACAACACCTTCGGCGACTACACGCCGCGCCAGAAGACGGTCGGCTTCCTGGAAAGCTACGTGCACGGCGGCACGACCACCGCGATCAGTGCCTCGGAGGTGCATGTGCCAGGGCGTCCGAAAGACCCGGAGGGCGTCAAGGCGCTCGCGGTCGCCGCGATGAAGTGCTTCGAGCACCTGCGCCCGGGCGGCATGAAGGTGCATGCCGGGTCGATCATCCTCGAACCGGGACTGGTCGAAGCCGACTTCGCCGAGGTTGCATCCAAGGGCCTGTGGCTCGCCAAGGCCGGCTTCGGCGCGGTGAAGACGCCATTCGACTATGCGCCGATGATCGGCTGGGCGAAGAAGCACGGCATGATCACGACGGTCCACACCGGCGGCTCGTCGATCCCCGGCTCGTCCGGCATCTGGGCCGACCACCTGCTGGCGATGCAGCCCGACGTGTCCTTCCACATCAACGGCGGCCCGGTGGCGATGCCGGACACCGACTTCCCGCGCATCCTGCACGAGAGCACGATCGCGATGCAGGTCTGCACGGCCGGCAACCTGCGCACCCTGCTGATGCTCGGGGACATGGCGCGCGAAGCCGATCAGTTCGATCGTTTCCTGATCGCCACGGACACCCCGACCGGCTCCGGCATCATGCCGCTGGGCATGATGTACACGATCACCCACCTGGCGAGCCTCACCCGGATGCCGGTCGAGTGGGCGATCGCCGCCGCCACCGGCAACAACGCGACCATCTACAAGTTGAACAGCGGCTTCCTGCGCGCCGGCAAGGATGCGGACGTGGTCATCCTGGACGCCTGTGTCGGTGGCACGAAGAACAATGCACTGGACGCCTTGCGCAACGGCGACATCGCCGCGGTAGGCGCAGTGGTGACCGACGGCATTCCGCGCTTCGTCGGACGCAGCCGGAACACGCCTGCGCCGATGAAGAGCGTGCGCGTGGCGAAAAGCACCATCGTGCAGAACTTCTCCGGCGAAGCACACTGATGGCAGCGACGAGCGAAAGACATGTGCTGATCTCGGGCGGTGGCCCGACCGGCGTGGTAGCGGCGCTCGCCTGCGCGCAACGCGGCTTCCGCGTCACCCTGATCGAGGCCGCCAGCGAGATCGACGACAACCCGCGCGCGGCGACCACCCATCCGTCGACGCTCGAATACATCGACCGGCTGGGCTTCGTCGATGAGTTCATCGACAAGGGACTGGTCTGCCGCTACTTCCAGTTCTGGGACCGCGACACGCAGACCCGGGTCGCGCAGTTCGACCATG harbors:
- a CDS encoding tripartite tricarboxylate transporter substrate binding protein; this translates as MSGRPRAGVFALAAAILGGQAASVYAQEWPQRPARIIVPFSAGGNTDSISRISAEWLTTRLGQNVLVENRPGASGSIATELVARAPADGYTMLMGTPTQLAIYPAMAKVPYDPARDFAPMSIVGTNPYALGVHPSLPVKTLKDLVALARTRPGAMPYGSAGNGAGTHLTMAMFLSRAGVEMNHIPYKGGSVAIAELMGGQVVAYFGNVAEIVPQARAGRVRALAVSGLTRSAQLPEIPTVAEQGYPGFHAFTWNGLLAPAKTPPAVVARVAREIAAAVRDPGVIKRLDAIGVEPLGNTPAEFAKVLDESITLYADVVRISGAKAE
- a CDS encoding GntR family transcriptional regulator — translated: MASMDLKVLPKTVLHQAAENLRQAIFSGVFQPGERLVEADLCRRLDISRASLREALRMLAAEKLITLVPNRGPSVAAISWAEAEQIYEVRAMLEGEAAFRAATRLDMQRLHAMRSALVEFERAVVRRDPAGRLAATTRFYDALLGGCDSAVIAELLQGLVARITFLRARSMQGAGRARESAAELRRLLARLEARDAPGARTAAIEHVRSACAAARAASAGVLAA
- a CDS encoding amidohydrolase/deacetylase family metallohydrolase, which produces MFDTALIGGHLVDPAQGLDGRYDVAISGGRVAAIQSHGGTLAARERIDVSGRLVIPGMVDTHAHVFRHVTGRFGLDADLCGVQSGVTTLIDQGGPSCITLPAFRENVVKTSRSRVFTYLSAYLVGGLEGHYYPSLYRPDCIDVEATVKSALANADLVKGFKAHAEVGGAARWGHEVMQRCTEIGRGADLPLYIHFGQLWPMPDASEAAGREPIDADDILAQVVPMLRAGDILAHPFTRHPGGFVNREGKVHPVVREALAMGMKIDVGHGSHFSFNMARIALDAGIVPHTLGADMHGYNTPVPPPPGTPEQHSDQEHMFFGKQRFSLASAMTAMLALGLPLQHVVRMVTVNAVEIFGLPPELGTLRPGNPADVTVLLDEAGRFPMTDNEQTTVMASRLLTPDFCMVEGVRHDATSVILPRVERLVA
- a CDS encoding amino acid synthesis family protein — its product is MKLTVRRTYTIVDTLHEESGRAGDPPLRKVAAIAIVANPHAGGYVEDLKPMIEASVALGHQLAEAAVAALAPYTAQSYGKAGIVGLLGAQEHANALLTTAFAEPLRQALGGGKAWISSYTKRAAPGTTIDVPLASKDALYVRSHYDGMSVNLPDAPMPDEIAVIFCVANRGRINARVGGLKLSDAKGQDGLT
- a CDS encoding amidohydrolase family protein, producing the protein MKTAIVNLATIVTGDWRDPIASGDTILMADGKILEVGTVSADKVEACDVVIDAGGATAIPGLIDSQVHNTFGDYTPRQKTVGFLESYVHGGTTTAISASEVHVPGRPKDPEGVKALAVAAMKCFEHLRPGGMKVHAGSIILEPGLVEADFAEVASKGLWLAKAGFGAVKTPFDYAPMIGWAKKHGMITTVHTGGSSIPGSSGIWADHLLAMQPDVSFHINGGPVAMPDTDFPRILHESTIAMQVCTAGNLRTLLMLGDMAREADQFDRFLIATDTPTGSGIMPLGMMYTITHLASLTRMPVEWAIAAATGNNATIYKLNSGFLRAGKDADVVILDACVGGTKNNALDALRNGDIAAVGAVVTDGIPRFVGRSRNTPAPMKSVRVAKSTIVQNFSGEAH